A single genomic interval of Peromyscus leucopus breed LL Stock chromosome 7, UCI_PerLeu_2.1, whole genome shotgun sequence harbors:
- the LOC114691171 gene encoding histone H2AX → MSGRGKTGGKARAKAKSRSSRAGLQFPVGRVHRLLRKGHYAERVGAGAPVYLAAVLEYLTAEILELAGNAARDNKKTRIIPRHLQLAIRNDEELNKLLGGVTIAQGGVLPNIQAVLLPKKTSATVGPKAPAGGKKATQASQEY, encoded by the coding sequence ATGTCGGGTCGCGGCAAGACCGGAGGCAAGGCCCGCGCCAAGGCCAAGTCGCGCTCGTCGCGCGCCGGCCTGCAGTTCCCGGTGGGCCGCGTGCACCGGCTGCTGCGGAAGGGCCACTATGCCGAGCGCGTGGGCGCGGGCGCGCCCGTCTACCTGGCGGCCGTGCTCGAGTACCTGACGGCCGAGATCCTGGAGCTGGCGGGCAACGCGGCCCGGGACAACAAGAAGACGCGCATCATCCCGCGCCACCTGCAGCTGGCCATCCGCAACGACGAGGAGCTCAACAAGCTCCTGGGCGGCGTGACGATCGCGCAGGGCGGCGTCCTGCCCAACATCCAGGCCGTTTTGCTGCCCAAGAAGACCAGCGCCACCGTGGGGCCCAAGGCGCCGGCGGGCGGCAAGAAGGCCACCCAGGCCTCGCAGGAGTACTAA
- the Dpagt1 gene encoding UDP-N-acetylglucosamine--dolichyl-phosphate N-acetylglucosaminephosphotransferase isoform X1, with product MWAFPELPLPLLVNFIGSLLGFVATVTLIPAFRSHFIAARLCGQDLNKLSRQQIPESQGVISGAVFLIILFCFIPFPFLNCFVEQQCKAFPHHEFVALIGALLAICCMIFLGFADDVLNLRWRHKLLLPTAASLPLLMVYFTNFGNTTIVVPKPFRWILGLHLDLGILYYVYMGLLAVFCTNAINILAGINGLEAGQSLVISASIIVFNLVELGGDYRDDHVFSLYFMIPFFFTTLGLLYHNWYPSQVFVGDTFCYFAGMTFAVVGILGHFSKTMLLFFMPQVFNFLYSLPQLFHIIPCPRHRIPRLNTKTGKLEMSYSKFKTKSLSFLGTFILKVAESLRLVTVHRGESEDGAFTECNNMTLINLLLKVFGPIHERNLTLLLLLLQILSSAVTFSIRYQLVRLFYDV from the exons ATGTGGGCCTTCCCGgagctgccgctgccgctgctggtGAATTTCATCGGCTCGTTGCTGGGATTTGTGGCTACGGTCACCCTCATCCCTGCCTTTCGTAGCCACTTTATCGCCGCGCGCCTCTGTGGCCAGGACCTCAACAAGCTCAGCCGGCAGCAGAT CCCAGAGTCCCAGGGAGTGATCAGCGGTGCTGTTTTCCTTATCATCCTCTTCTGCTtcatccctttccccttcctgaacTGCTTTGTGGAGCAGCAGTGTAAGGCCTTCCCCCACCATGAA TTTGTGGCCCTGATCGGCGCCCTGCTTGCCATCTGCTGCATGATCTTCCTGGGCTTCGCCGATGATGTCCTCAATCTGCGCTGGCGCCATAAGCTGCTGCTGCCCACAGCCGCCTCACTACCTCTCCTCATGGTCTACTTCACTAACTTCGGCAATACAACCATCGTGGTGCCCAAGCCCTTCCGCTGGATTCTTGGCCTGCACCTGGACTTGG GGATCCTGTACTATGTCTACATGGGACTGCTTGCGGTGTTCTGTACCAATGCCATCAACATCCTAGCAGGAATCAATGGCCTAGAGGCTGGTCAGTCTCTAGTCATCTCCGCTTCCATCATTGTGTTCAACCTAGTGGAGCTGGGAG GTGATTATCGGGATGATCATGTCTTTTCCCTCTACTTCatgataccatttttttttaccacCTTGGGATTGCTGTACCATAACTG GTACCCGTCACAGGTGTTTGTGGGAGATACCTTCTGTTATTTTGCCGGCATGACCTTTGCCGTGGTGGGAATCTTGGGACACTTCAGCAAGACCATGCTCCTCTTCTTTATGCCACAAGTGTTCAATTTCCTCTACTCACTGCCTCAGCTCTTTCACATCATCCCCTGCCCGCGGCACCGTATACCCAG ACTCAATACGAAGACAGGCAAACTGGAGATGAGCTattccaagttcaagaccaagaGCCTCTCTTTCTTGGGCAcctttattttaaag GTGGCAGAGAGCCTCCGGCTAGTGACAGTCCACCGAGGTGAGAGTGAGGACGGTGCCTTCACTGAATGTAACAACATGACCCTCATCAACCTGCTGCTTAAAGTCTTTGGGCCCATACACGAGAGAAACCTCACACTGCTCTTGCTGCTATTGCAG ATCCTGAGCAGTGCCGTGACCTTCTCCATCCGTTACCAGCTTGTCCGACTCTTCTACGATGTCTGA
- the Dpagt1 gene encoding UDP-N-acetylglucosamine--dolichyl-phosphate N-acetylglucosaminephosphotransferase isoform X2, with the protein MWAFPELPLPLLVNFIGSLLGFVATVTLIPAFRSHFIAARLCGQDLNKLSRQQIPESQGVISGAVFLIILFCFIPFPFLNCFVEQQCKAFPHHEFVALIGALLAICCMIFLGFADDVLNLRWRHKLLLPTAASLPLLMVYFTNFGNTTIVVPKPFRWILGLHLDLGILYYVYMGLLAVFCTNAINILAGINGLEAGQSLVISASIIVFNLVELGGDYRDDHVFSLYFMIPFFFTTLGLLYHNWYPSQVFVGDTFCYFAGMTFAVVGILGHFSKTMLLFFMPQVFNFLYSLPQLFHIIPCPRHRIPRLNTKTGKLEMSYSKFKTKSLSFLGTFILKVTR; encoded by the exons ATGTGGGCCTTCCCGgagctgccgctgccgctgctggtGAATTTCATCGGCTCGTTGCTGGGATTTGTGGCTACGGTCACCCTCATCCCTGCCTTTCGTAGCCACTTTATCGCCGCGCGCCTCTGTGGCCAGGACCTCAACAAGCTCAGCCGGCAGCAGAT CCCAGAGTCCCAGGGAGTGATCAGCGGTGCTGTTTTCCTTATCATCCTCTTCTGCTtcatccctttccccttcctgaacTGCTTTGTGGAGCAGCAGTGTAAGGCCTTCCCCCACCATGAA TTTGTGGCCCTGATCGGCGCCCTGCTTGCCATCTGCTGCATGATCTTCCTGGGCTTCGCCGATGATGTCCTCAATCTGCGCTGGCGCCATAAGCTGCTGCTGCCCACAGCCGCCTCACTACCTCTCCTCATGGTCTACTTCACTAACTTCGGCAATACAACCATCGTGGTGCCCAAGCCCTTCCGCTGGATTCTTGGCCTGCACCTGGACTTGG GGATCCTGTACTATGTCTACATGGGACTGCTTGCGGTGTTCTGTACCAATGCCATCAACATCCTAGCAGGAATCAATGGCCTAGAGGCTGGTCAGTCTCTAGTCATCTCCGCTTCCATCATTGTGTTCAACCTAGTGGAGCTGGGAG GTGATTATCGGGATGATCATGTCTTTTCCCTCTACTTCatgataccatttttttttaccacCTTGGGATTGCTGTACCATAACTG GTACCCGTCACAGGTGTTTGTGGGAGATACCTTCTGTTATTTTGCCGGCATGACCTTTGCCGTGGTGGGAATCTTGGGACACTTCAGCAAGACCATGCTCCTCTTCTTTATGCCACAAGTGTTCAATTTCCTCTACTCACTGCCTCAGCTCTTTCACATCATCCCCTGCCCGCGGCACCGTATACCCAG ACTCAATACGAAGACAGGCAAACTGGAGATGAGCTattccaagttcaagaccaagaGCCTCTCTTTCTTGGGCAcctttattttaaaggtaacaaGGTAA
- the C2cd2l gene encoding phospholipid transfer protein C2CD2L isoform X1 — translation MDPGWGQQDVGWAALLVLFAASLLTVLGWLLQYARGLWLSRTGGGQDSRPISAAEPGGSLRELGVWRSLLRLRATRTGASEESGVRGLLASLFAFKSFRENWQRAWVRALNEQACRDGSSIQIAFEEVPQLPPRASISHVTCVDQSERTMVLRCQLSAEEVRFPVSVTQQSPAAVSMETYHVTLTLPPTQLEVSLEEIPDEGLLVSWAFTDRPELSLMVLPKLQSRERDEEQAELSTVEELIKDAIVSTQPAMMVNLRACSAPGGLVPSEKPPMMSQAQPSIPRPTRLFLRQLRASHLGSELEGTEELCCAAELDNPMQQKWTKPMKAGPEVEWAEDLALDLGPQSREVTLKVLRSSSCGDAELLGQATLPVGSPSKPLSRRQVCPLTPGPGKSLSPAATMTAELHYEQGSPRNLGTPTSSTPRPSITPTKKIELDRTIMPDGTIVTTVTTVQSRPRVDGKLDSPSRSPSKVEVTEKETTVLSESGGPSNASPSSSPGESHLSNGLDPVAETAIRQLTEPSGRAAKKTPTKRSTLIISGVSKVPIAQDELALSLGYAASLEASVQDDAGASGGPSSPPSDPSATSPGALDALSSPTSVQEADETTRSDISERPSVDDVESETGSTGALETRSLKDHKVSFLRSGTKLIFRRRPRQKEAGLSQSHDDLSNTTATPSVRKKAGSFSRRLIKRFSFKSKPKANGNPNPQL, via the exons ATGGATCCGGGCTGGGGGCAGCAGGACGTGGGCTGGGCGGCCCTGCTGGTCCTCTTCGCCGCCTCGCTGCTCACGGTGTTGGGCTGGCTGCTGCAATATGCCCGGGGTTTGTGGCTGTCGCGAACTGGTGGGGGCCAGGACTCCCGACCCATCTCAGCCGCGGAGCCTGGGGGTTCGCTCCGCGAGCTGGGTGTGTGGCGTTCGCTGCTGCGTCTGCGGGCGACCCGGACCGGCGCCTCTGAGGAATCCGGCGTCCGGGGCCTCCTGGCTTCGCTCTTTGCCTTCAAGTCTTTCCGGGAGAACTGGCAACGGGCTTGGGTGCGAGCCCTGAATGAGCAGGCCTGCAGGGACGGG AGCTCCATCCAAATCGCCTTTGAGGAGGTACCCCAACTCCCACCCAGAGCCAGCATTAGTCATGTGACCTGCGTAGACCAATCAGAGCGTACCATG GTGCTGCGCTGCCAGCTCTCTGCCGAGGAGGTGCGCTTCCCAGTCTCTGTGACCCAGCAGTCGCCCGCTGCCGTCTCCATGGAGACCTACCACGTCACTCTGACACTGCCACCAACACAG TTGGAAGTCAGCCTGGAGGAAATCCCTGATGAGGGGCTGCTGGTGTCCTGGGCCTTCACTGACCGcccagagctcagcctaatgGTGCTTCCTAAGCTGCAGAGCAGGGAG AGAGATGAGGAACAAGCAGAACTTTCAACAGTTGAGGAACTGATCAAGGATGCTATAGTCAGCACTCAGCCTGCCATGATGGTCAACCTCAGGGCCTGCTCTGCCCCAGGAGGCCTG GTACCCAGTGAGAAGCCACCCATGATGTCTCAGGCCCAGCCATCCATCCCCAGACCCACACGATTATTCTTACGGCAGCTTCGAGCATCTCACCTGGGAAGTGAGCTGGAAG GCACTGAGGAACTGTGCTGTGCTGCCGAGCTGGACAACCCCATGCAACAGAAGTGGACCAAACCCATGAAGGCTGGTCCTGAGGTGGAATGGGCAGAGGATCTGGCACT GGATCTGGGTCCCCAGAGCCGGGAGGTGACCCTCAAAGTGCTGAGGAGCAGCAGCTGTGGAGACG CGGAACTCCTTGGCCAAGCCACACTGCCTGTGGGCTCCCCCTCGAAACCCCTGTCACGAAGACAAGTGTGCCCACTGACTCCAGGGCCGGGGAAGTCCCTGAGCCCAGCGGCCACCATGACAGCAGAG CTGCACTATGAGCAGGGCTCCCCTCGGAACCTGGGCAcacccacctcctccaccccGCGCCCCAGCATCACACCTACCAAGAAGATTGAGCTGGACCGGACCATTATGCCTGATGGCACCATCGTCACCACTGTCACCACTGTCCAGTCCCGGCCCCGCGTGGATGGCAAATTAG aCTCCCCCTCCCGCTCCCCGTCCAAGGTGGAGGTGACTGAGAAGGAGACGACTGTGCTGAGCGAGAGCGGCGGCCCCAGCAATGCCTCCCCCAGCAGCAGCC CAGGGGAGAGCCACCTCTCTAATGGCTTGGACCCAGTAGCAGAGACAGCAATTCGCCAGCTGACTGAGCCCAGTGGGCGGGCAGCCAAGAAGACACCCACCAAGCGCAGCACGCTCATCATCTCTGGTGTTTCCAAG GTGCCCATCGCTCAGGACGAGTTGGCACTGTCCTTGGGTTATGCGGCCTCTCTGGAAGCCTCAGTGCAGGATGATGCAGGAGCCAGTGGCGGCCCTTCATCACCTCCCTCCGACCCATCAGCCACATCCCCAGGAGCCCTCGATGCCCTCTCCAGTCCCACAAGCGTCCAGGAAGCAGATGAGACGACTCGTTCGGACATTTCTGAGAGGCCGTCCGTGGATGACGTTGAGTCAGAAACAGGGTCTACTGGTGCTCTGGAGACCCGAAGCCTCAAGGACCACAAAG TAAGTTTCCTGCGAAGTGGCACTAAGCTCATCTTCCGCCGGAGGCCCCGACAGAAGGAAGCTGGTCTGAGCCAGTCACACGATGACCTCTCCAACACGACAGCCACACCTAGTGTCCGGAAGAAGGCGGGCAGCTTTTCTCGTCGCCTTATCAAGCGGTTTTCCTTCAAATCCAAACCCAAGGCCAATGGCAACCCCAACCCCCAGCTCTGA
- the C2cd2l gene encoding phospholipid transfer protein C2CD2L isoform X2 yields MDPGWGQQDVGWAALLVLFAASLLTVLGWLLQYARGLWLSRTGGGQDSRPISAAEPGGSLRELGVWRSLLRLRATRTGASEESGVRGLLASLFAFKSFRENWQRAWVRALNEQACRDGSSIQIAFEEVPQLPPRASISHVTCVDQSERTMVLRCQLSAEEVRFPVSVTQQSPAAVSMETYHVTLTLPPTQLEVSLEEIPDEGLLVSWAFTDRPELSLMVLPKLQSRERDEEQAELSTVEELIKDAIVSTQPAMMVNLRACSAPGGLVPSEKPPMMSQAQPSIPRPTRLFLRQLRASHLGSELEGTEELCCAAELDNPMQQKWTKPMKAGPEVEWAEDLALDLGPQSREVTLKVLRSSSCGDAELLGQATLPVGSPSKPLSRRQVCPLTPGPGKSLSPAATMTAELHYEQGSPRNLGTPTSSTPRPSITPTKKIELDRTIMPDGTIVTTVTTVQSRPRVDGKLDSPSRSPSKVEVTEKETTVLSESGGPSNASPSSSRESHLSNGLDPVAETAIRQLTEPSGRAAKKTPTKRSTLIISGVSKVPIAQDELALSLGYAASLEASVQDDAGASGGPSSPPSDPSATSPGALDALSSPTSVQEADETTRSDISERPSVDDVESETGSTGALETRSLKDHKVSFLRSGTKLIFRRRPRQKEAGLSQSHDDLSNTTATPSVRKKAGSFSRRLIKRFSFKSKPKANGNPNPQL; encoded by the exons ATGGATCCGGGCTGGGGGCAGCAGGACGTGGGCTGGGCGGCCCTGCTGGTCCTCTTCGCCGCCTCGCTGCTCACGGTGTTGGGCTGGCTGCTGCAATATGCCCGGGGTTTGTGGCTGTCGCGAACTGGTGGGGGCCAGGACTCCCGACCCATCTCAGCCGCGGAGCCTGGGGGTTCGCTCCGCGAGCTGGGTGTGTGGCGTTCGCTGCTGCGTCTGCGGGCGACCCGGACCGGCGCCTCTGAGGAATCCGGCGTCCGGGGCCTCCTGGCTTCGCTCTTTGCCTTCAAGTCTTTCCGGGAGAACTGGCAACGGGCTTGGGTGCGAGCCCTGAATGAGCAGGCCTGCAGGGACGGG AGCTCCATCCAAATCGCCTTTGAGGAGGTACCCCAACTCCCACCCAGAGCCAGCATTAGTCATGTGACCTGCGTAGACCAATCAGAGCGTACCATG GTGCTGCGCTGCCAGCTCTCTGCCGAGGAGGTGCGCTTCCCAGTCTCTGTGACCCAGCAGTCGCCCGCTGCCGTCTCCATGGAGACCTACCACGTCACTCTGACACTGCCACCAACACAG TTGGAAGTCAGCCTGGAGGAAATCCCTGATGAGGGGCTGCTGGTGTCCTGGGCCTTCACTGACCGcccagagctcagcctaatgGTGCTTCCTAAGCTGCAGAGCAGGGAG AGAGATGAGGAACAAGCAGAACTTTCAACAGTTGAGGAACTGATCAAGGATGCTATAGTCAGCACTCAGCCTGCCATGATGGTCAACCTCAGGGCCTGCTCTGCCCCAGGAGGCCTG GTACCCAGTGAGAAGCCACCCATGATGTCTCAGGCCCAGCCATCCATCCCCAGACCCACACGATTATTCTTACGGCAGCTTCGAGCATCTCACCTGGGAAGTGAGCTGGAAG GCACTGAGGAACTGTGCTGTGCTGCCGAGCTGGACAACCCCATGCAACAGAAGTGGACCAAACCCATGAAGGCTGGTCCTGAGGTGGAATGGGCAGAGGATCTGGCACT GGATCTGGGTCCCCAGAGCCGGGAGGTGACCCTCAAAGTGCTGAGGAGCAGCAGCTGTGGAGACG CGGAACTCCTTGGCCAAGCCACACTGCCTGTGGGCTCCCCCTCGAAACCCCTGTCACGAAGACAAGTGTGCCCACTGACTCCAGGGCCGGGGAAGTCCCTGAGCCCAGCGGCCACCATGACAGCAGAG CTGCACTATGAGCAGGGCTCCCCTCGGAACCTGGGCAcacccacctcctccaccccGCGCCCCAGCATCACACCTACCAAGAAGATTGAGCTGGACCGGACCATTATGCCTGATGGCACCATCGTCACCACTGTCACCACTGTCCAGTCCCGGCCCCGCGTGGATGGCAAATTAG aCTCCCCCTCCCGCTCCCCGTCCAAGGTGGAGGTGACTGAGAAGGAGACGACTGTGCTGAGCGAGAGCGGCGGCCCCAGCAATGCCTCCCCCAGCAGCAGCC GGGAGAGCCACCTCTCTAATGGCTTGGACCCAGTAGCAGAGACAGCAATTCGCCAGCTGACTGAGCCCAGTGGGCGGGCAGCCAAGAAGACACCCACCAAGCGCAGCACGCTCATCATCTCTGGTGTTTCCAAG GTGCCCATCGCTCAGGACGAGTTGGCACTGTCCTTGGGTTATGCGGCCTCTCTGGAAGCCTCAGTGCAGGATGATGCAGGAGCCAGTGGCGGCCCTTCATCACCTCCCTCCGACCCATCAGCCACATCCCCAGGAGCCCTCGATGCCCTCTCCAGTCCCACAAGCGTCCAGGAAGCAGATGAGACGACTCGTTCGGACATTTCTGAGAGGCCGTCCGTGGATGACGTTGAGTCAGAAACAGGGTCTACTGGTGCTCTGGAGACCCGAAGCCTCAAGGACCACAAAG TAAGTTTCCTGCGAAGTGGCACTAAGCTCATCTTCCGCCGGAGGCCCCGACAGAAGGAAGCTGGTCTGAGCCAGTCACACGATGACCTCTCCAACACGACAGCCACACCTAGTGTCCGGAAGAAGGCGGGCAGCTTTTCTCGTCGCCTTATCAAGCGGTTTTCCTTCAAATCCAAACCCAAGGCCAATGGCAACCCCAACCCCCAGCTCTGA
- the LOC114691167 gene encoding 60S acidic ribosomal protein P1-like produces MASVSELPCIYSTLILHDDDDDDDDEVTVTEDKINALIKAAGVNVEPFWPGLFAKALANVNIGSLICNIGAGGPAPAAGAAPAGGPAPSTAAAPAEEKKVEAKKEESEESDDDMGFGLFD; encoded by the coding sequence ATGGCCTCCGTCTCCGAGCTCCCCTGCATCTACTCCACCCTCATCCtgcacgacgacgacgacgacgacgacgacgaggtGACGGTCACGGAGGACAAGATCAATGCCCTCATTAAAGCAGCTGGTGTCAATGTTGAACCCTTCTGGCCTGGCCTGTTTGCAAAGGCCCTGGCCAATGTCAACATTGGAAGCCTCATCTGCAACATAGGGGCTGGTGGGCCTGCTCCAGCAGCTGGAGCCGCACCAGCAGGCGGTCCTGCCCCCTCTACTGCTGCTGCCCCAGCTGAGGAGAAGAAAgtggaagcaaagaaggaagaatcTGAGGAGTCTGATGACGACATGGGCTTTGGTCTTTTTGACTAA
- the LOC114691165 gene encoding histone H4 transcription factor isoform X1, producing MSPPGKVPRKENLGLQCEWGSCSFVCSAMEEFFEHVTEHLQQHMRGSKEEEEEEDPLEEEFSCLWQECGFCSLDSSADLTRHVYFHCYHTKLKQWGLQALQSQADLSPCILDFQSRNVIPDIPDHFLCLWEHCESTFDNPEWFYRHVDAHSLCCEYQAISKDNHVVLCGWRGCTCTFKDRCKLREHLRSHTQEKVVACPTCGGMFANNTKFLDHIRRQTSLDQQRFQCSHCSKRFATERLLRDHMRNHVNHYKCPLCDMTCPLPSSLRNHMRFRHSDDRPFKCDCCDYSCKNLIDLRKHLDTHSKESAYRCDFENCSFSARSLSSVKSHHRKVHEGDSEPRYKCHVCDKCFTRGNNLTVHLRKKHQFKWPSGHPRFRYKEHEDGYMRLQLVRYESVELTQQLLQQLHEGSDPGGALSESSLQGIVLETVLGGPGPEEDMEEGDRDEGTAISAAQDNPSSAIHMVNQADSQGQREIVYYVLSEAPGEPPPAPELPLTEMGKLQGIPEQPEVQMV from the exons ATGTCGCCTCCTGGAAAAGTTCCCCGGAAGGAGAACCTGGGGCTCCAGTGTGAATGGGGGTCCTGCTCCTTTGTGTGTTCGGCCATGGAGGAGTTCTTTGAGCATGTCACTGAGCATCTGCAGCAGCACATGCGTGGCtccaaggaggaagaagaagaagaggaccCACTAG AGGAAGAGTTCTCCTGCTTGTGGCAGGAGTGTGGCTTCTGCTCTCTGGACAGCTCTGCCGACCTCACCCGCCACGTCTACTTCCACTGCTACCACACCAAGCTGAAACAGTGGGGGCTGCAGGCCTTGCAAAGCCAAGCTGACCTCAGCCCCTGCATCCTGGACTTCCAGAGCCGGAACGTCATCCCTGACATCCCCGACCATTTCCTGTGTCTGTGGGAACACTGTGAG AGTACCTTCGACAATCCTGAGTGGTTCTATCGGCATGTGGATGCGCACAGCCTGTGCTGTGAATACCAAGCCATCAGCAAGGACAACCATGTGGTGCTGTGTGgctggagag GCTGTACCTGTACCTTCAAGGACCGGTGTAAGCTCCGAGAACACCTCCGCAGCCACACCCAGGAGAAGGTGGTGGCCTGCCCCACCTGCGGGGGAATGTTTGCCAACAACACCAAGTTCTTAGATCACATCCGGCGCCAGACCTCCCTGGACC AGCAGCGGTTCCAGTGCTCTCACTGTTCCAAGAGGTTTGCCACAGAGAGGCTGTTGCGGGACCACATGCGGAATCATG TGAATCACTATAAATGCCCTTTGTGTGACATGACCTGCCCGCTGCCTTCCTCCCTCCGAAATCACATGCGCTTTCGACACAGTGACGACCGGCCCTTTAAATGTGATTGTTGTGACTACAG CTGCAAGAATCTTATTGACCTCCGGAAGCACCTGGACACCCACAGCAAGGAGTCAGCCTACAGGTGTGACTTCGAGAACTGCAGCTTCAGTGCCCGGTCCCTCAGCTCAGTCAAGTCCCATCACCGCAAAGTGCATGAG GGAGACTCAGAGCCAAGGTACAAATGTCATGTCTGTGACAAGTGCTTCACGCGTGGCAACAACCTCACTGTGCACCTTCGAAAGAAGCACCAGTTCAAGTGGCCCTCAGGACACCCTCGTTTTCG gTACAAGGAGCATGAAGATGGCTACATGCGGCTACAGCTCGTTCGCTATGAGAGCGTGGAGCTGACACAGCAGCTTCTCCAGCAGCTCCACGAGGGATCAGATCCAGGAGGGGCACTGAGTGAGAGCAGCCTGCAAGGCATCGTTCTGGAAACAGTGCTAGGGGGGCCAGGACCTGAGGAAGACATGGAAGAGGGAGATAGGGATGAGGGGACAGCCATCTCGGCTGCTCAGGACAACCCCAGCTCTGCCATCCATATGGTCAATCAGGCAGACAGCCAAGGCCAGCGAGAAATTGTCTACTATGTGCTGTCTGAAGCCCCAGGAGAGCCCCCGCCAGCCCCTGAACTACCCTTGACAGAGATGGGAAAGCTTCAAGGAATACCTGAGCAGCCAGAGGTTCAGATGGTATGA
- the LOC114691165 gene encoding histone H4 transcription factor isoform X2, translating into MRNHVNHYKCPLCDMTCPLPSSLRNHMRFRHSDDRPFKCDCCDYSCKNLIDLRKHLDTHSKESAYRCDFENCSFSARSLSSVKSHHRKVHEGDSEPRYKCHVCDKCFTRGNNLTVHLRKKHQFKWPSGHPRFRYKEHEDGYMRLQLVRYESVELTQQLLQQLHEGSDPGGALSESSLQGIVLETVLGGPGPEEDMEEGDRDEGTAISAAQDNPSSAIHMVNQADSQGQREIVYYVLSEAPGEPPPAPELPLTEMGKLQGIPEQPEVQMV; encoded by the exons ATGCGGAATCATG TGAATCACTATAAATGCCCTTTGTGTGACATGACCTGCCCGCTGCCTTCCTCCCTCCGAAATCACATGCGCTTTCGACACAGTGACGACCGGCCCTTTAAATGTGATTGTTGTGACTACAG CTGCAAGAATCTTATTGACCTCCGGAAGCACCTGGACACCCACAGCAAGGAGTCAGCCTACAGGTGTGACTTCGAGAACTGCAGCTTCAGTGCCCGGTCCCTCAGCTCAGTCAAGTCCCATCACCGCAAAGTGCATGAG GGAGACTCAGAGCCAAGGTACAAATGTCATGTCTGTGACAAGTGCTTCACGCGTGGCAACAACCTCACTGTGCACCTTCGAAAGAAGCACCAGTTCAAGTGGCCCTCAGGACACCCTCGTTTTCG gTACAAGGAGCATGAAGATGGCTACATGCGGCTACAGCTCGTTCGCTATGAGAGCGTGGAGCTGACACAGCAGCTTCTCCAGCAGCTCCACGAGGGATCAGATCCAGGAGGGGCACTGAGTGAGAGCAGCCTGCAAGGCATCGTTCTGGAAACAGTGCTAGGGGGGCCAGGACCTGAGGAAGACATGGAAGAGGGAGATAGGGATGAGGGGACAGCCATCTCGGCTGCTCAGGACAACCCCAGCTCTGCCATCCATATGGTCAATCAGGCAGACAGCCAAGGCCAGCGAGAAATTGTCTACTATGTGCTGTCTGAAGCCCCAGGAGAGCCCCCGCCAGCCCCTGAACTACCCTTGACAGAGATGGGAAAGCTTCAAGGAATACCTGAGCAGCCAGAGGTTCAGATGGTATGA